In the Flagellimonas sp. MMG031 genome, one interval contains:
- a CDS encoding DinB family protein, whose amino-acid sequence MKGLKYLFPYLGMTEHSTIGKLYIFPYSFETDSMKSLKTKNSLLLLCLPMLFLQAQGELKSVAGYSPNIGSMVYMLEDLKERITEQVKDLDQTQTDFQYDGDANSIGALIMHLVSTESYYQVATLEGREWTAEEMESLGVAGELNSKVNNMLKGEPIGYYLDLWDEVRAKTLAGLKTKDDAWFASNIEEGLNYRYIWYHVMEHSANHMGQIGTIMNRLPK is encoded by the coding sequence ATGAAGGGATTAAAGTACCTTTTCCCATATTTGGGGATGACAGAGCATAGCACTATTGGAAAGCTATATATTTTTCCCTATTCATTTGAAACCGACTCTATGAAATCTTTAAAAACAAAAAACAGCCTTTTATTGCTATGCTTACCGATGCTATTTTTGCAGGCACAGGGAGAATTAAAGTCAGTGGCCGGCTATTCGCCGAATATTGGTAGCATGGTCTATATGTTGGAAGACCTAAAGGAACGAATCACCGAACAGGTGAAGGACTTGGACCAAACACAAACCGATTTCCAATATGATGGCGATGCAAATAGCATAGGCGCATTGATCATGCATTTGGTCTCTACGGAGTCGTATTACCAAGTAGCTACCTTAGAAGGTAGGGAATGGACAGCAGAGGAGATGGAAAGCCTTGGGGTTGCAGGGGAACTGAACTCCAAAGTTAATAACATGCTCAAAGGAGAGCCTATTGGCTACTATTTAGATCTGTGGGATGAGGTGCGTGCAAAAACCCTGGCCGGACTCAAAACCAAGGATGATGCCTGGTTCGCCTCCAACATTGAGGAAGGTTTGAACTACCGTTACATTTGGTACCATGTCATGGAACATTCGGCAAACCACATGGGGCAAATAGGCACTATAATGAACCGCTTGCCGAAATAA
- a CDS encoding TonB-dependent receptor — protein MIRLKYLIFFFLTIPLSLIWAQDNAVTVSGRVTSNGNPVPYAAVYLKNGNLGVNTNIDGQYQLEIPIGEHILEVASQGFRTNSKKITITSNQNVTLNFELIEDALGLDEVVISATRNRVERRSAPVVVSSLKPRLLTATQSISVAEGLNFTPGVRVETNCQNCGFTQVRLNGLDGAYTQILLNSRPIFTSLLGVYGLEQIPTNIIERVEVVRSGGSALYGSNAIAGTVNIITKDPILNTWEIGSNMAIVGGEAWDRVVNFNSSIVADDLSSGVTFFGAYRNREAYDANDDGFTELVELRNTTVGAKAFFRPTDRSRISLNLNAIREYRRGGDRLELAPQFTDITEELDHDTFIGGADYEIDSKDGTQKTQVYTSASYTNRDSYYGGLGGARTRQDSLLANNAFGTTKDLAWVNGVQITKTFNNKDVLTIGAEYNYSATEDQIPGYDRLVDQNVNTLGGYAQYEWKPSDQFSALLGTRLDNVNVFGNYSVGGLERDLDLNQTALSPRLTLSYKLTEAWRLRAGYARGFRAPQTFNEDLHISSVGGEPQFVLLSDDLDTEFSNAFTGSVNYSKTKDLLQLDVLMEGFYTLLEDPFTLVSTGAALSNGSILEEVRNGEGARVYGSNFELGLSPDPEWRFQLGGTLQKTEWNQPQILFESDGTPGESDIVIDEFVRVPDFYGYLNTTWIPSEKFNVDVTGTYTGNMTVPRVISDNGFLELNDSGSFFDMNIKLETHFDFSESFMITLSGGVTNIFNSFQDDFDIGPGRDSDYVYGPDAPRAIFFGLKFGKLH, from the coding sequence ATGATTCGGTTGAAGTATCTCATATTCTTCTTTTTAACCATCCCATTATCCCTGATTTGGGCCCAAGACAATGCTGTCACAGTTTCTGGTAGGGTAACATCCAACGGAAACCCTGTCCCCTACGCAGCAGTCTATTTGAAGAATGGAAATCTCGGTGTCAATACCAACATCGATGGTCAATACCAACTTGAAATCCCAATTGGTGAGCATATTCTGGAAGTAGCTTCCCAAGGCTTCAGGACCAACTCGAAAAAAATCACCATCACATCAAATCAAAATGTAACCTTGAACTTTGAATTGATTGAAGATGCGCTTGGCCTAGACGAAGTAGTCATCAGTGCCACTCGAAACAGGGTGGAACGTCGGAGTGCACCCGTGGTCGTGTCATCCCTAAAACCAAGATTATTGACGGCTACACAATCCATTTCGGTAGCCGAAGGCTTAAACTTTACCCCCGGTGTCCGCGTGGAAACCAACTGCCAAAACTGTGGGTTTACCCAAGTCCGCTTAAATGGATTGGATGGTGCCTATACCCAAATATTGCTCAACAGCAGACCCATTTTCACCTCATTGTTGGGCGTTTATGGATTGGAGCAAATTCCAACCAACATCATAGAACGTGTGGAGGTGGTTCGCAGCGGAGGTTCGGCCCTCTACGGCTCCAATGCCATCGCGGGAACAGTAAACATTATTACCAAAGATCCTATCTTGAATACATGGGAGATTGGAAGCAACATGGCCATTGTGGGGGGCGAAGCATGGGACCGGGTGGTCAACTTCAACAGTTCCATTGTCGCCGATGACCTCTCCAGTGGCGTCACCTTCTTTGGGGCCTACCGCAACCGAGAAGCCTATGATGCGAACGATGATGGTTTTACCGAGCTGGTGGAACTTCGTAATACCACTGTAGGTGCAAAAGCATTTTTTAGGCCTACCGATAGAAGCCGTATCTCATTGAATTTAAATGCCATAAGAGAATACCGCAGAGGTGGTGACAGGCTGGAACTGGCTCCACAATTCACCGACATTACCGAGGAATTGGACCACGATACCTTTATCGGTGGCGCCGATTATGAAATTGATAGCAAGGATGGCACCCAAAAGACCCAAGTGTATACTTCTGCCTCCTATACAAATCGTGATAGCTACTACGGGGGACTGGGCGGTGCCAGAACCCGGCAGGACAGCCTTTTGGCCAACAATGCCTTCGGTACCACCAAAGACTTGGCGTGGGTAAACGGGGTGCAGATTACCAAAACATTCAATAATAAAGACGTTTTGACAATCGGGGCCGAATATAATTATAGCGCCACGGAAGATCAAATTCCCGGCTATGATCGGCTCGTTGACCAAAATGTGAATACCTTGGGCGGATATGCACAATACGAATGGAAACCTTCCGACCAATTTTCTGCCTTGCTCGGAACCAGATTGGACAACGTGAATGTTTTCGGGAATTATTCGGTAGGAGGTCTCGAGAGGGATTTGGACCTCAACCAAACGGCCCTTTCACCAAGGTTAACGCTATCCTATAAACTTACAGAAGCATGGCGTCTTCGGGCCGGATATGCGCGAGGATTCAGGGCCCCACAAACCTTTAACGAAGATCTGCACATTTCAAGTGTAGGTGGCGAACCGCAGTTCGTATTGTTGTCCGATGATTTGGATACGGAATTTTCAAATGCCTTTACCGGTTCCGTAAACTATTCCAAAACCAAAGACCTGCTACAACTGGATGTATTAATGGAAGGATTCTACACCCTTTTGGAGGATCCGTTTACACTGGTCAGCACGGGAGCGGCGTTGTCCAACGGTTCCATATTGGAAGAGGTACGCAATGGTGAAGGCGCCCGAGTCTATGGCTCCAACTTTGAACTGGGTCTTTCGCCTGACCCGGAATGGCGTTTTCAATTGGGCGGAACCTTACAAAAAACCGAGTGGAACCAACCTCAAATCCTTTTCGAGAGCGATGGTACCCCGGGGGAAAGTGACATTGTTATCGATGAATTTGTTAGAGTACCCGACTTTTATGGGTATTTGAACACCACTTGGATTCCCAGCGAAAAGTTTAACGTGGACGTCACAGGTACCTACACGGGCAACATGACCGTCCCAAGGGTCATTAGCGATAACGGCTTTTTGGAACTCAACGATTCAGGTTCGTTTTTTGATATGAACATTAAACTGGAAACCCATTTTGATTTCAGCGAGTCCTTTATGATAACCCTATCGGGTGGTGTGACCAATATCTTTAATAGCTTTCAAGATGATTTTGATATTGGTCCTGGCCGTGACTCTGATTACGTTTACGGCCCGGACGCTCCGCGCGCCATCTTTTTTGGGCTAAAATTTGGTAAGTTACATTAA
- a CDS encoding PLD nuclease N-terminal domain-containing protein, producing the protein MQQLGIIGAWQIILIVCGLVLPIIALIDVIRNEYTKNNKLIWVLVILLMNFLGALLYFLFGTSQKIKNN; encoded by the coding sequence ATGCAACAACTTGGAATAATCGGAGCTTGGCAAATCATTTTAATCGTATGTGGATTGGTACTTCCAATTATCGCTTTGATAGATGTCATCCGAAATGAATATACCAAGAACAACAAACTAATCTGGGTTTTAGTGATTCTATTGATGAATTTCCTCGGAGCCCTACTTTACTTCTTGTTTGGCACTTCACAAAAAATCAAAAACAATTAA
- a CDS encoding site-specific integrase, producing the protein MRSTRTFSILIWQYAQRADANNEANLYARISLNGKKANISLKKKLNVNSWDSKKQRAKGTKASARYLNEYLEEVRMEIFQLYRELKATHGLVTVERIKSHYLGENKKVHYLSEVFDFHNETHKEKLAPKTLCHYRTNQRYVLEFIKEQYHKNDYPLHELDYPFLLRLEGFLRSYDPKKHYRKSIANNAVMKHIQRFRKQIKLAVELDWLKDDPFKKFTPKMEKRQREFLTEEELKSIVNLEITCERLEIVRDLFLFSCYTGIPYGDIIQLSHKNLIIGIDGNKWIAAKRNKNGVPYEIPLLDLPLSLITKYFGHARTQATSTLLPKISNQKLNSYLKEIADLCKIRKNLTFHMARHTFATTVTLSNGVPIETVSKMLGHTKLATTQIYARVIEKKVSNDMQLLRSKLKDQINQLE; encoded by the coding sequence ATGAGATCGACCAGAACATTTTCCATCCTAATTTGGCAATACGCCCAACGAGCTGATGCCAATAATGAAGCAAATCTTTACGCCAGAATCAGTCTTAACGGCAAGAAGGCGAACATCAGCCTTAAGAAAAAACTGAATGTCAACAGTTGGGACTCAAAAAAACAACGTGCCAAGGGTACAAAAGCATCCGCCAGGTACTTAAACGAATACCTCGAGGAGGTAAGAATGGAAATTTTCCAACTGTACCGGGAACTAAAGGCAACCCACGGTCTAGTTACAGTGGAAAGGATAAAATCCCATTATCTCGGTGAGAACAAAAAAGTACATTATTTGAGTGAGGTCTTTGATTTTCACAATGAGACTCACAAGGAAAAATTGGCTCCCAAAACCCTTTGTCATTACAGGACCAATCAAAGGTATGTTCTTGAATTCATAAAAGAACAATACCATAAAAATGACTATCCACTACACGAACTCGATTATCCGTTCCTTTTGAGATTGGAGGGCTTTCTGCGCTCGTATGATCCAAAAAAGCATTATAGAAAATCCATTGCCAACAATGCTGTCATGAAACATATCCAACGTTTCAGAAAGCAAATAAAGTTGGCTGTTGAACTGGATTGGTTGAAAGACGACCCATTTAAAAAGTTCACCCCTAAAATGGAAAAAAGGCAGAGGGAATTTCTGACCGAGGAAGAACTTAAGAGCATTGTAAATTTGGAAATCACATGCGAGCGTCTCGAAATTGTACGAGACCTTTTTCTTTTTAGTTGCTACACCGGTATTCCCTATGGAGACATCATACAACTTAGCCATAAAAATCTAATTATTGGGATTGATGGGAATAAATGGATTGCCGCAAAACGAAACAAGAATGGAGTCCCATATGAAATCCCATTGTTGGACCTCCCGCTTTCGCTAATAACCAAATACTTTGGACATGCAAGAACACAAGCAACAAGTACTCTATTACCAAAAATATCCAACCAAAAATTAAACAGCTACTTAAAGGAGATTGCGGACCTGTGCAAGATCAGAAAGAATCTTACTTTCCATATGGCTCGCCACACCTTTGCAACTACCGTAACATTGTCAAATGGTGTTCCCATTGAGACAGTATCAAAAATGCTCGGCCATACCAAATTGGCAACAACCCAGATTTATGCACGGGTTATTGAAAAGAAAGTCAGCAATGATATGCAACTGCTACGATCCAAGCTAAAAGATCAGATTAACCAACTAGAATAG
- a CDS encoding tetratricopeptide repeat protein, translated as MSSPLLLGKAQSEVANCYFYKGNYDSTQHYAKKAIALGTEKNLPEVTTSGLLSIGNIHYSKFEDVEAIATYQQIDSIASYSNEKNPYVVKALFNLGKVLLRTYSVQDTSYIGKSEGYFRNAINMASEINDSDQEHYGYIMLGNIFGQRKEYEKAKPYFKKSLAYFKSNGSIENVANIYWSLGIIETDLNNYDQADAYYKKRLDLLTETRDPNQIANANRVYAGFLLRIGRYKQAIPYFEDAYAYFKQADAGSSGVLLGIAKNLAESYGKTGDFEQAVKYYGQSFVLQDSLEARKQKSLALDLEAKYQTQKREQEIALLKSQNELAEQQKRNQRNLFLGGIGLTSLAVMFLFVLYRNRQRTNQKLRELDVAKSNFFANISHELRTPLSLIQGPIEQQLERLELSQEDKRNLTIAKKNTQRLAALVDQLLDLSKLESGFYKLHVGKAILSTFLKSQAESFVFSAEKKSQQLQIKISKDQNHYWFDADILQKVVGNLLGNALKYSPQNAKIDFEAEIIEGVLSLTVTNTDVSITKKELQEIFNRFHQIHTNKRGTGIGLALTHELVGLHKGKIEAKSSTESVTFHVELPILETDYSNEEKVTGTKSTTLKETYQENTDAIEDESKVSITENDENRDIILIVDDNEDLRTYVSSIFNNEFNIVTADNGSTGFQKALKRVPDLIITDLMMPEEDGLKLTENCKTNDATSHIPILMLTAKAGDENRLTGLETGADAYLTKPFNNKILKQTAKNLLESRRKLQERFSQEIVLTPKDISISSYDERFLESLQNVLDDHLVASDFNSKDFAKALGMSRMQLHRKLKALTGQTTTEFIRSQRLKLAASLLQKSDVNISEIGYQVGFNDHSYFTKCFRETYGTSPSEFSKK; from the coding sequence ATGTCCTCACCTTTACTCTTGGGCAAAGCGCAAAGTGAGGTGGCCAATTGCTACTTTTACAAAGGCAATTACGATTCCACACAGCACTATGCCAAAAAGGCCATTGCATTAGGAACTGAGAAGAATTTGCCCGAAGTGACCACAAGTGGCCTACTTTCCATTGGTAACATACATTACTCAAAGTTTGAAGATGTTGAAGCCATAGCCACATACCAGCAAATAGACTCTATTGCTTCGTATTCCAATGAAAAGAACCCATATGTTGTGAAAGCGTTGTTCAATTTGGGCAAAGTACTTTTAAGGACCTATAGTGTACAGGACACCTCATATATCGGAAAGTCCGAAGGCTATTTCAGAAATGCCATAAACATGGCTTCGGAAATCAATGACAGTGACCAGGAACACTACGGCTATATTATGCTAGGAAATATTTTTGGGCAAAGAAAGGAATATGAAAAAGCCAAGCCCTATTTTAAAAAAAGCTTGGCATATTTTAAAAGCAACGGTTCCATTGAAAACGTGGCAAATATTTATTGGTCCTTGGGTATCATAGAGACAGACCTCAATAATTATGATCAAGCCGATGCCTACTATAAAAAAAGGCTTGACCTGCTCACTGAGACAAGGGACCCTAATCAAATCGCTAATGCCAATCGGGTCTACGCTGGGTTTCTTCTAAGAATTGGGCGCTATAAACAGGCCATACCATATTTTGAAGACGCTTATGCTTATTTTAAACAAGCCGATGCCGGTTCTAGTGGTGTTTTGTTGGGAATCGCCAAAAACCTAGCTGAATCCTATGGAAAAACCGGTGACTTTGAGCAAGCGGTCAAATACTATGGACAATCGTTCGTTCTGCAAGATTCTCTAGAGGCCCGAAAGCAAAAGAGCCTTGCTCTGGACCTTGAAGCCAAATACCAAACACAAAAAAGAGAACAAGAAATAGCACTGTTGAAATCACAAAATGAACTCGCCGAACAACAAAAAAGGAATCAGCGCAATCTTTTTTTGGGAGGAATAGGTTTAACATCCTTGGCAGTAATGTTCCTCTTTGTTCTTTATCGCAACCGTCAAAGAACGAATCAAAAATTAAGAGAGCTGGATGTGGCCAAATCAAACTTTTTTGCCAACATATCCCATGAACTGCGTACACCTTTGTCTTTGATACAGGGTCCGATAGAACAGCAACTGGAGCGTTTGGAACTAAGCCAAGAAGATAAACGGAACCTGACCATTGCCAAAAAGAACACCCAACGGCTAGCTGCTTTGGTCGACCAGTTGCTGGACCTATCAAAACTGGAATCAGGGTTTTACAAATTGCATGTAGGTAAAGCAATATTGTCCACTTTTTTGAAATCACAGGCGGAATCGTTCGTGTTCAGCGCCGAAAAAAAGTCCCAACAACTCCAAATAAAAATCTCCAAAGATCAAAATCATTATTGGTTTGATGCAGACATACTTCAGAAGGTGGTTGGTAATCTCTTGGGCAATGCACTAAAATACAGTCCACAAAATGCCAAGATAGATTTTGAGGCGGAAATCATAGAGGGCGTTCTTTCATTAACGGTGACAAATACAGATGTATCCATAACAAAAAAAGAGTTACAGGAAATATTCAACCGCTTTCACCAAATTCATACCAATAAAAGAGGCACGGGCATTGGGCTAGCTCTCACCCATGAACTGGTCGGGTTGCATAAAGGAAAGATTGAGGCCAAGAGCAGTACAGAAAGTGTCACGTTTCACGTAGAATTGCCCATACTTGAAACCGACTACTCAAACGAGGAAAAAGTAACTGGCACAAAATCAACAACTTTAAAGGAAACCTATCAAGAAAATACAGATGCAATTGAAGATGAAAGTAAAGTATCCATTACGGAAAATGATGAAAACCGCGACATTATTTTGATCGTGGATGACAATGAGGATCTACGAACCTACGTTTCTTCTATTTTTAATAACGAATTCAATATTGTTACGGCAGATAATGGAAGCACCGGTTTTCAAAAAGCATTGAAACGGGTACCCGATCTTATCATAACAGACCTGATGATGCCCGAAGAGGATGGACTGAAATTGACCGAAAATTGTAAGACCAACGATGCTACATCCCACATTCCCATTCTAATGCTCACTGCAAAGGCTGGTGATGAAAATAGACTGACAGGATTGGAAACAGGTGCCGATGCCTATCTGACCAAGCCATTCAACAACAAAATTTTGAAGCAGACTGCAAAAAACTTATTGGAGAGCCGTAGAAAACTACAGGAGCGTTTTAGTCAAGAGATTGTTTTAACCCCGAAGGACATATCCATCAGCTCTTATGATGAGCGCTTCTTAGAGTCCCTTCAAAATGTTTTGGACGATCATTTGGTCGCCTCAGACTTTAATTCAAAAGATTTTGCAAAGGCTTTGGGTATGAGCAGAATGCAGCTGCACCGAAAGTTAAAAGCGCTCACAGGACAGACCACTACGGAATTCATTCGTAGCCAAAGGCTAAAATTGGCCGCTTCACTACTTCAAAAAAGTGATGTCAATATTTCCGAAATTGGCTATCAGGTGGGCTTTAACGATCATTCCTATTTTACAAAGTGTTTTAGGGAAACCTATGGAACATCTCCCTCTGAATTCAGTAAAAAATAA
- a CDS encoding DUF3592 domain-containing protein, which produces MENLIGAFVFLTVGGGFLYAGFYLRNSNRRIQTSGIKTKAKIIDFVEERNKDADGFSKVYHFPIVRFTDKNGIETTQKLDSSTNPKRINQPIEIIYLKKDNEYEIMINSDFWKTYFPVIFIFGGFLFFGIGILWLLKKV; this is translated from the coding sequence ATGGAAAACTTGATTGGAGCATTTGTCTTTTTAACGGTTGGTGGTGGGTTCTTATACGCTGGATTTTACCTTCGGAATTCAAATCGAAGAATACAAACAAGTGGAATTAAAACAAAAGCTAAAATAATTGACTTCGTTGAGGAGCGGAATAAAGACGCTGACGGATTTTCAAAGGTATATCACTTCCCTATAGTTCGATTTACTGACAAAAACGGAATCGAAACGACTCAAAAATTGGACTCTAGCACAAATCCGAAACGGATAAATCAGCCAATTGAAATAATTTACTTGAAAAAAGACAATGAATACGAAATAATGATAAACAGCGACTTTTGGAAAACATATTTCCCTGTGATTTTTATATTCGGAGGATTTTTGTTTTTTGGAATAGGAATCTTGTGGTTGCTGAAAAAAGTATAA
- a CDS encoding L-threonylcarbamoyladenylate synthase, giving the protein MLLGPDELEKAVAILKKNDVLAIPTETVYGLAGNIYSEEAIAKIFELKKRPLNNPLIVHLHKMEQVHEIVAEFPPKAKLLAEQFWPGPLTLVLKKGNNVPDLVTAGKDTVAIRIPDHPVTLALLEKLPFPIAAPSANPFNRISPTSAEHVLGYFQNTLAVLDGGACKKGIESTIIGFEGEEPILYRLGSISKETIEEVIGEVRVQNKAKAAPNAPGMLKKHYAPTTKTYLTDNAQEMAYLTEGKKVGLLRFTGKSEDPNYRHIEILSPSGDLAEATANLYGALHRLDSMKLDMIIAERVPQIGLGVSINDRLERATQ; this is encoded by the coding sequence ATGTTACTAGGTCCCGATGAATTGGAAAAGGCGGTAGCCATTTTGAAAAAAAACGATGTTTTGGCCATCCCCACCGAAACCGTTTACGGATTGGCCGGAAACATTTATAGCGAAGAAGCCATTGCCAAGATTTTTGAACTGAAGAAAAGACCGCTCAACAATCCACTGATCGTGCATCTCCATAAGATGGAACAGGTCCATGAAATTGTAGCGGAATTTCCGCCGAAAGCGAAATTGCTTGCCGAACAATTCTGGCCAGGCCCTTTGACCCTTGTGCTTAAAAAGGGAAACAACGTACCCGATTTGGTAACGGCAGGTAAGGATACCGTTGCCATCCGGATCCCCGATCATCCGGTAACATTGGCCTTATTGGAAAAGCTACCTTTCCCCATCGCTGCGCCAAGTGCCAATCCCTTTAATAGGATTAGCCCCACCAGTGCCGAGCATGTACTTGGATACTTCCAAAATACACTGGCTGTTTTGGATGGCGGAGCTTGCAAAAAGGGTATCGAATCCACTATTATTGGTTTTGAAGGTGAAGAACCCATCCTGTATCGATTGGGTTCCATTTCCAAGGAAACCATAGAAGAGGTCATTGGTGAAGTCCGTGTTCAAAATAAGGCTAAAGCAGCGCCGAACGCCCCTGGCATGTTAAAAAAGCACTACGCCCCTACCACCAAAACCTATTTGACCGACAACGCCCAAGAGATGGCCTACCTGACGGAAGGAAAAAAAGTAGGACTGCTGCGCTTCACAGGAAAGTCCGAAGACCCCAATTACCGTCATATCGAAATATTATCGCCATCCGGTGATCTAGCAGAAGCCACAGCCAACCTTTATGGCGCATTGCACCGATTGGATAGCATGAAACTAGATATGATCATCGCCGAGCGGGTGCCCCAAATAGGACTTGGAGTGTCCATCAATGATCGACTGGAAAGAGCAACCCAATAA
- a CDS encoding thioredoxin family protein, with translation MLRTLFSSICLIFMIASPLLGQKQEVEWLSFEQLEDSLTVQPKKVLIFFNADWCAYCKKMERAAFKDAKVTSLLRNDYYVVKMDVETADTIVFGGQRFINSELGKKRSPIHQIPKLLASRENAPFSVPALILLDTEFKVLDRFFEYLSPKGMHQFLSQED, from the coding sequence ATGTTACGCACACTCTTTTCTAGCATTTGTTTGATTTTTATGATCGCTTCTCCCCTTTTAGGGCAGAAACAAGAAGTGGAGTGGCTTAGTTTTGAACAACTGGAAGATTCCCTTACGGTACAACCCAAAAAAGTCCTGATCTTTTTTAATGCAGATTGGTGCGCCTACTGCAAAAAAATGGAGAGAGCTGCATTTAAGGACGCCAAAGTTACCTCCTTGCTTCGCAATGACTATTATGTTGTAAAAATGGATGTTGAAACCGCGGACACTATTGTTTTTGGTGGACAACGCTTTATCAATAGTGAACTGGGCAAAAAAAGAAGCCCCATTCATCAAATACCCAAATTATTGGCTTCACGGGAAAATGCCCCCTTTTCCGTGCCTGCCCTCATTCTATTGGATACCGAGTTCAAAGTGCTCGATAGGTTCTTTGAGTATCTGTCCCCAAAAGGGATGCACCAATTTTTATCACAGGAAGACTGA
- a CDS encoding NADP-dependent isocitrate dehydrogenase produces the protein MGTKALTEQKTKKQLNTPVKIAVANGDGIGPEIMKATLRILEAAGAPIEPEYIDLGEKVYLSGNTSGIDSKAWEAIRSNKIIFKAPITTPQGKGYKSLNVTLRKSLGLFANVRPVSALSPYVPTNFPKMDVVIIRENEEDLYAGIEHRQTQEVYQCLKLITRPGCERIIRYAFEYAKAFGRKKVTCMVKDNIMKLTDGLFHQVFDEIALEYPEIKNETQIIDIGSARLAASPEDYDVVVTANLYGDIISDIAAEVGGSVGMCGSANIGTEVAMFEAIHGSAPDIAGKNVANPSGLINAAISMLAHIGQAEVADKVKNAWLTTLEQGFHTADIYQEGVSTAKVGTQEFADKVIANLGQTPSTLPKSLMVQGKGTIQLPAYVRKNETKELVGVDVFLDWQGTDPNELGDALAKLEVYQLKLKMITNRGVKVYPEGIKETYCTDHWRCRFVGMGAQISGPELSYAPITYEHVVALLSKLHHLGFDVIKTENLYEFDGKRGFSLGQGE, from the coding sequence ATGGGTACAAAAGCATTAACTGAACAAAAAACAAAAAAACAACTCAATACCCCTGTAAAGATTGCCGTTGCCAACGGTGACGGAATCGGTCCCGAAATCATGAAAGCTACCCTGCGCATTTTGGAAGCTGCAGGAGCTCCGATTGAACCTGAATATATCGATTTGGGTGAAAAAGTCTACCTATCCGGCAATACCTCCGGAATCGACAGTAAGGCATGGGAAGCCATCCGAAGCAACAAAATTATTTTCAAGGCTCCCATAACCACCCCTCAGGGAAAAGGCTACAAAAGCTTGAACGTTACCCTGCGAAAATCCCTTGGCCTTTTTGCCAATGTACGACCAGTATCCGCCCTTTCTCCCTATGTACCCACCAACTTTCCCAAGATGGATGTGGTCATCATCCGCGAAAACGAGGAAGATCTTTACGCTGGCATCGAACACCGCCAGACACAAGAGGTCTACCAATGCCTAAAACTTATCACTAGGCCGGGTTGCGAGCGTATTATTCGATATGCCTTCGAATATGCCAAAGCGTTCGGAAGAAAAAAGGTCACTTGTATGGTGAAGGACAATATCATGAAATTGACGGACGGATTGTTCCATCAGGTTTTTGATGAAATCGCACTGGAATACCCCGAAATCAAAAATGAAACACAGATTATCGATATAGGTTCTGCCCGATTGGCCGCAAGTCCAGAGGATTATGATGTTGTGGTCACGGCCAACCTTTATGGCGACATTATTTCCGATATCGCTGCAGAAGTAGGCGGTTCGGTGGGTATGTGCGGTTCCGCCAACATTGGTACCGAAGTTGCCATGTTCGAAGCCATACATGGATCTGCACCCGACATTGCCGGGAAAAATGTGGCCAACCCATCCGGTCTCATCAACGCAGCCATATCCATGCTGGCCCATATTGGACAAGCTGAAGTGGCGGATAAGGTAAAAAATGCTTGGTTGACCACCTTGGAGCAAGGCTTCCATACGGCCGACATTTATCAAGAGGGTGTCAGCACCGCAAAAGTGGGCACTCAGGAATTTGCCGATAAGGTCATCGCCAATTTGGGTCAAACCCCAAGCACGCTGCCCAAAAGCTTGATGGTTCAAGGAAAGGGAACCATACAACTACCAGCATATGTCCGTAAAAACGAGACCAAGGAACTGGTAGGCGTGGATGTCTTCTTGGATTGGCAAGGTACGGACCCAAACGAACTCGGTGACGCCCTCGCAAAACTGGAAGTATACCAACTCAAGCTAAAAATGATCACCAACCGTGGAGTAAAAGTATATCCCGAAGGGATTAAAGAAACATACTGCACTGACCATTGGCGATGCAGATTTGTGGGGATGGGTGCGCAAATTAGCGGCCCCGAGCTTTCCTATGCGCCCATCACCTACGAACACGTTGTGGCCCTGTTGTCCAAATTGCACCATCTAGGTTTTGATGTGATCAAAACGGAAAACCTATATGAGTTTGATGGGAAACGAGGATTTTCACTAGGTCAAGGCGAATAG